The Acomys russatus chromosome X, mAcoRus1.1, whole genome shotgun sequence genome segment aaaatattagCGCTAACTGCTATTATAAACTAGGTGGACCTTGACGATATATATTTACAAAGCATTTCCGCCCCCCTCccaacaaaagaatatatcttcttctcagcacctcatggaacttcctacaaaattgaccacatactttgTCACCAAGAAAATATCAAcagatttattttgaaagaaagaaagaaggaaggaaggaaggaaggaaggaaggaaggaaggaaggaaggaaataacaccctgcatcctatctgaccacaaTGGATTAAATCTGAATATCAATAGAAACAAGAGAAGGTTTATGGACTTGTAGAAACTGAACAATGTactactgaatgaaaaacatATATTAAGATAGAACTTAAGAAAGAGTTAATAAATTTTAGTATTGAATGAaagtgaagggctggagagatggctcagcggttaagagcactgactactcttccagagatcatgagttcaattcccagcaaccacatggtggctcacaaccatctataatgtgatctgatgcatactatttacataataaataaatctttaaaaaaagaaagtgaaaacacaacacaCCTAAATATATGAAACACAATGAATGTAGTTCTAAGAGGTCAGTTCATAGCACTATATGCTTATGTAAAATGATTGTAAAGATCTCACACTAGCAACTTACActagcaacttaatggcacaactgagagctctagaacaaaaagcaTATATAACATTCACAAAGAGTAGATGGCAATAAATAATCAGAATCAAGGCTGAGATAAATAAAACTTaagcaaaaataatacaaagaaccaatgaaactgAAGAGTTGGATTTTTGTGAACATCAGTTAGATTGGTAAGCTCTtggccaaattaactaaaagatccaaattaataaaattagagttGAAACAAAGATATAACAACAATCTGTATCCCCACCGAACTGGCAAGCCTAGAAAATCagataaatttctgaatgtataccacctaccaaaattaaatcaggaCCAGATAATCAATTTAgacagacctataacccctacagatatagaagaaataattaaattctcCCACGCCCAGAAAAGCGCAGGGCCGGATGGATTCAGCACACAGTTTTACCAGGCTTTCAAAAAAGTAATATCAATACTCTTCACtatccaacaaaatagaaacagggaAGAAAACTATTCCTTTTATAAgactattattactattttcctgatacctaaaccacacaaaattCCAACAAAGTAAAAAGTATAGACCAATTGCCCTTCAAAAACACATGcaaaaatttctcaataaaactACTTATAAatcaaatctaagaacacatcaaaagatgACTCtacatgatcaagtaggtttcatcccagagatgcaaggaATGTTCAACATAcatgaattaataaatgtaatccTTTCAcctggggaggcctagtggcactctgaggaaggataccaggctaccaagaagagacttgataccctatgaacatatacagggggaggaaatccccctcagtcatagacataggggaagggagtagggggaaagcgagagggagggaggaatgggaggatacaagggacaggataacaatttagatgtaatatgaataaattaataaaatattttaaaaattgagatgtaatacaaataaattaataaaatgtattttaaaaaaataaatgtaatccaccatataaacaaactgaaagacaaaaaccacaagaTAATCTCATGGATACTGAAAAGACCTTAGGAAAAATGCAACACCCCATCATGgcaaaagtcctggagagattagggatacaaaggACATAATATTTGCTGTTTACCAGCCCACAGTTAACATAAACATAAAcggagagaaactgaaagcatttccactaaaatcaggaaagaTACAAGGTTGTCTACCCTTTCCATTCCTATTCAACACAGTAATTTAAgtctagctacagcaataagacaaatgccagagatcaaggggatacaaattggaaaggaagaagtcaaagtatccctactcacagatgatatgatagtctatATAAGCAATAATCAAAGAAGCATCATTCCACAGTATATGGGatcaaatacagagactcacaccTGGACAATATgccaagtgagagaccctgaaaTACCCATTACTAAATGGGATGTCCTCATCAAATCCGTCCCCTCAGGGAAGGAGGCAAAAAGATTTTAAGTGTCAGTGGAAATGGaacacaccaaggaaacaaagctttcttttttttttttctgtaattttattttacttttttattattaatttattcttgttacatctcaatggttatcccatcccttgtgtcctcccgttcttccctccctccccttttccccttattcccgtcccctatgactgttcctgagggggattacctcccctccccctgtataagctcatatACAACAGAGCTGACATACATAGGAACTTGCAGAGACTTTGGGCCCAAGCCCAAAGGGGTCCCTAGctgaaaggggaagaggaaataagacacacacacacacacacacacacacacacacacacacacacacacacacacctctacccagaagctatctccaattgataactggttgcaaaggaaaaattagttttctccaatggagtctcagtGGGTATACAAACTGCACTTAAGACCAGATCCCATGCACAGCAGCAGAtggcaacacaaaataaactcagtaggaattttttaatgttctttctctcaTATTGCTGTGTCTATCCATTGTTTATGTTACAGATCTTCTGCTTATATATTGAAGtttcatatttgtgtttttatgagatttctgtgtgtgtctatctgtttGTGTTTAttgccttttttctttgtctcttttttctttttgttttggtcaatTCCAGGGGGtaggtttttgttgctgctgctgcttctttttttttttctaatgagagagcaATAAAGGGTGTGGGATTGTGTAGATGGGGAGGTAAGGTGGATCAGGAAGGAATTGGGGAAGGGGTGATGGTGATCACAATACATTGAatgaaattttctattttcagtaaataaattaatacagcATGTTGGAAAAAATAGCACTAGTGCCAAGACTTTAAAATGAAGagcttcaaactaaggcaccagccaaggacaatacaggaggtaaactttaaaccccttcccagatctagccaatggtcagaatattctccacagttgagtggagagtgtgatatgactttctcacgtactctggtgcctcacatttgaccatgtcccctggaggggggacctggtggcactcagaggaaggacagcaggttgccaagaagagacttgataccctatgagaatatacagggggaggtaatccccctcaggaacagtcataggggaggggaataaggggaaaatggggggggggggaatgggaggatacaagggatgggataaacattgagatgtaacaagaataaattaataataaaaaaataaaattaaaaaaataaaaaaataaaataaaataaaatgaagagcttACTGCTTTTGTAGAGTAATTAGTGTTGGCTCCGAGGACATGTGGCAGCACaaaccacctgtgactcccatCCCAGGAGATCTAAACCCTATTCTGGCCTCTCAAAACTACTGCTTAGAGGTGCTGAACATAAActcaaacatgcaaacacacatagacataaagaaaataaaatgagtaaatttttctcaaaaggcaaacaaaagacacaaaattgTGACTATAGGcaagaaattttataataataaccaACAAAAATCTATCAGAAAGGCATTAGCAATGAAAAGCACAACACTGACCACATagcactgaaacaaaaacaagacagcaacttaggaataaacaaatgaacgaaAGCTACTTAGAAATATCAGTGACATTTAAAACGACCAGGTAGAAAATAGAATAAGAAATATAAGACAATAACAAGCCTGTAAACATGCTAGATACAACATGGATCTATAAAAGATCTTCAGTATTTCTGCTAAGTATCTACAGTTTTCTCAAGTTCACAAGGAGAACCCACAGATATATAATCCGGTAGGAAAATAAAGAAGCCTTGATAAGTTTAACAGGATTGAAGACCTAGGAAGTACATTCCCTGACTCTAAAGGAACTTAAAACGTAAAACACCTATAAGAACTATCTTCAGAAAAAACtgaaatatctttatatataGTAATCATATCATATAAACAATATCAGTGAATAACTGAATGAAAAAACAGTTGAAGAGATAAACTTCCATTACGTTTTTAAAGCTTCTGCTCTGTGAAAGACAAAGTCAAGATACAGATGAGCCACagactagaagaaaatatttccaagagatttattttattaaaaagactGGTATAAAAAACATGCAGAGAAATCTTAAAGAATAAGATTAAGCAAACACataacctaatttaaaaaatagttaagatGATCTATGCTCATACCTACGCATCATGTGTCAGTGAGGATATGGGTGTTGACAATtctcactgctggtgggaatgcaagatGGGACAGCCAGTTGGGAAGACAATTTGCACCTCTTATACAACTAAACAATAACTTGGCATGGTGGGCCAAACCTACAATCACAAGTCTTGGGAGGCTGATGTGGGAAGATCTttcatttgaggccagcccaggctacatagtgagttccagatcagcctggcctacatagtaacACCTTATCTGAACATATTCATAGGAATATTTTAAATCACCCTTAACATAACAAAACATAGAAATCACAGTCCTTGGTTTTTCATCACATTAAAAATGTATGACTAGTGGGCACTTGGGTGGCATACCTACTAAAGTTGAAATGATAGAGAATGGTAGCATGGCTGACGGGCACGTTAGTGCGGCAGTCATACTTTGCCAAATCCATGCCATGCATAAAGGGaacaacttaatttttattttactcattgttttctattctaatgtttagttaaaaatatttctaggcAACAAAAGTGGTCAAAACGTTTAAAATATGTCTGCACaaaaaattttatttgcattattcATAAGTTAGACACTTTGGAAGCAACAAATTTTCCTCAATTAGATAAATTGACAAATGAATAAAAGTGGTACCTACGGAAAAACAACCATGAGTAAAAGAGATGAGCTTTTTCGGTTCATTACTGTTGTCTTGAGTAGAGAAATAGTTGTTTCTTTCCAttggttcctctctctctcaactgcTTAAGTAAGTATAGATGCAAGAGAATAAGGTGgcttagagggggaaaaaaaacactgagGAAGGGAATAAAAAGAAACGGAAGCCAGATTAGTCTAGCCCCATGGAGAGGATAGAACAGCTAGGACATCACCTGTGAACCGGAAGTAGACTCTGCTGAGAGGAACACATCCGGTCTGTGACCTCAGCAGAGCAACAGCCAGGCGACTTAGCCTCTGCAAACAAGACCTTCCGCCGGCAACAGCCGAGAGCTCATCGATCCTCAGGTCAGCCAATACCTGCCTTTCCCCAAAGGTCCCTTCCTAAGACCACCAGGTCCAAAGACTAGCTTTCAAATAGGAACTGAAGTTCCGGAACTGTGCCCCGCCTCTCCAAGGCCAAGAAGAAGGCCTCCATGCCTTCCAGCATGGAGATCCGCGGTCCAGGGTGCCCTGCAGTTAAGAAAACGAAGCGGGTGCCTGACTTTCCGGCTCAGGGCCCTAAGAAACGACCTTGTGAACAGGGTCACCACGATATGCTCACAGAGCAAGTAGACACAGAGAATGCCAAGGGCGCTTTACTGAGCCGCCAAGAGAAAGTTAAGACCTGTAGAAATCCACAAAAAAACCCGCAGGCCTCGGGCCTTGCGACAGTAGTCATGGCAATGCGCTCCACCCTCGCTAAGGAGCGCCAGTCTTTCTCGGGCCTGGTGACCACAGCCATGGACAGACGCGTGCCCAGCTCCAGAAAAACACGGGCTTCGTCTGGCTCAGTGACCACATCCACGTCCACGCGCTTGGCTCTTGCCAGGAACAAACGGCCTTCATCAGGCCCAGGGACCACAGCCATGACTATGCGCACGGCCATGACCAAAAAAACCTCAGTCTTTGTCTGGCCTGAAGACCAAAGCCAGGGCCACATGCTTGGCTGTTGACAAAATACCTGCCACAGCCGTAGCCACTGCCAGGAAAAATCAAGTCCCATCTGGCCTAGTGACCAGAGCCATGGCCACACGCTTGGCACTTACCGAAACCGGCACTACCACAAGACAGTCTCTATCAACGGACATGGGACAACCACTTAGACAAACAACGAACATGAACACTGGCCCTACaaaagagatggcccagcaacAGCCGCTGACTGTCAAGAAAAAGCCTCCTGGAAAGCAGCTCCATTTCAGTGTAAGGCTGACAGAAGGGTCCTCCAGATTCAGAGATATCGTGGTGAGGAAGCAAGATGGCTTCACCCACATCTTCTTATCCACAAAGTCATCAAAAAATAACTCACTTAACCTGGAAGTGATGAACGAAATTCAGAATGCTCTGAATAAGGCTGCTGCTGATGACAGCAATCTGGTACTGCTTGGTGCCATTGGCCATGTCTTCTGTTCTGGCCTTGACTTTGATTACTTTAAGCAGCGTCTCTTGGtggacaagaaaagagaaagcatcaaGATGGCAGAAGCCATCAAAAGCTTTGtgaatattttcattcaatttaagaagcctctttttttttaaagatttatttattattatgtatacacatacacccgcagaccagaagacagcaccaCATCTCATtgtaggtgtttgtgagccaccatgtggttgctgggaattgaactcaggacctctggtagtgcactcagtgcacttaaccactgagccatctctccagcccttaagaaGCCTCTTATTGCAGCAGTCAACGGCCCAGCCATCCGACTGGGAGCTTCTATGTTGCCTCTTAGTGACGTGGTTTGGACTCATGAAAAGGCTTGCTTTCAAACACCCTACATCCACTTTGGCCAGAGTCCAGATGGCTGTTCCAGCTTTACCTTTGCCAGGATTATGGGAGAAGCTTCTGCCTATGAAATGTTACTCAATGGGCAGAAGCTGACAGCACAGGAGGCTTGTGAGAAGGGCCTGGTCTCCCAGGTATTTTGGCCACAGACTTTCACCCAGGAAGTCATGATTCGAATCAAGGAGCTCACCTCCTCTAATGCACTTGTCTTGACAGAGTCAAAAGCCCTAGTGCGCTTGGACACCAAGTTCTAATTGGAGCAGGCCAACGAGAGGGAGCACAGTGCTGAAGGCTCTCTGGGACTCTGCAGATGGGGTGGATGCCATTTTGAG includes the following:
- the LOC127185573 gene encoding chromodomain Y-like protein, which translates into the protein MNTGPTKEMAQQQPLTVKKKPPGKQLHFSVRLTEGSSRFRDIVVRKQDGFTHIFLSTKSSKNNSLNLEVMNEIQNALNKAAADDSNLVLLGAIGHVFCSGLDFDYFKQRLLVDKKRESIKMAEAIKSFVNIFIQFKKPLIAAVNGPAIRLGASMLPLSDVVWTHEKACFQTPYIHFGQSPDGCSSFTFARIMGEASAYEMLLNGQKLTAQEACEKGLVSQVFWPQTFTQEVMIRIKELTSSNALVLTESKALVRLDTKF